A window of Cellulomonas wangleii genomic DNA:
TCTACCAGTCCGCGATGGACGCCATCGCCGACTCGGGCCGCGAGGTCGCGCTGATCGGCGCCGACGCCGACGTCTTCGAGACGGACCCGGCCACGCAGGACCTGGTCCTCACGTCGATCCTCAAGAACATGAAGCTGTCGACCTACGAGGCCGTCCTGGCCGCGGGCGAGGGCGAGTTCGACCCCGAGGCGTACGTCGGCACGCTGGCGAACGACGGTGTGGGCATCGCCCCGCTGCACAACTTCGAGTCCAAGGTGTCCCCGGAGCTGGTCACCGAGGTCGAGGAGCTCAAGCAGCAGATCATCGACGGCGACATCACGGTCACCTCGTACCTCTCCGAGTGACCGCGGCAGCGCACGTGTGACGCACACCCGGGCGGGTCGGCCACGGCCCGCCCGGGTGGTCACGTGCGACGATCGCAGGGTCGGCCGGCGACCCGACCGGACCACCCGCACCGCACCGTCCCGACCCGTCCCGAGGACCGTCCCCATGAAGCTCGAGCTGCGCGGCATCACCAAGCGCTTCGGCGCCCTGGTCGCCAACGACCACATCGACCTCACGGTCGAGCCGGGAGAGATCCACTGCCTGCTCGGGGAGAACGGTGCGGGCAAGTCCACCCTGATGAACGTCCTGTACGGCCTCTACCAGGCCGACGAGGGCGAGATCCTCCTGGACGACGAGGTCCAGCACTTCGCCGGCCCGGGCGACGCCATGGCCGCCGGCATCGGCATGGTGCACCAGCACTTCATGCTCGTCCCCGTCTTCACGGTCGCGGAGAACGTCATGCTCGGGCACGAGCAGACGACGACCGGCGGCCGGCTCGACCTCGACGCGGCGCGCAGCCGGGTGCGCGAGATCGCCGACCGCTTCGGGTTCCACGTCGACCCCGACGCGGTGGTCGAGGACCTGCCCGTCGGCGTCCAGCAGCGGGTCGAGATCATCAAGGCCCTGTCGCGCGACGCGCGCGTCCTGGTGTTCGACGAGCCGACCGCGGTGCTGACGCCGCAGGAGACCGACGAGCTCATGGACATGATGCGTCGGCTGAAGGCCGGCGGCACCGCGATCGTCTTCATCACCCACAAGCTCCGCGAGGTCCGCGAGGTCGCCGACCGCATCACGGTCGTGCGCCGCGGCGCCGTGGTCGGGGAGGCCTCGCCCACCGCGACGGACGCCGAGCTCGCCTCCCTCATGGTCGGCCGCCCCGTCGAGCTGGTCGTGCACCGGGAGCCGGCGCGGCCCCAGGGCGACGGGCTGAGGGTCGAGCACCTGCAGGTCACCGACGCACGCGGCACGGTGCTCGTCGACGACGTGTCGTTCGAGGTGCCCCGTGGCGAGATCCTGGTCGTCGCGGGCGTGCAGGGCAACGGGCAGACCGAGCTGGCGGAGGCGCTGGCAGGGCTGCAGGGGTTCGTCACCGGCAGCATCCGCCTCGGGTCCACCGAGCTCGTCGGGCGCTCGGTGCGCCGGGTGCTGGACGCCGGCGTCGGCTACGTGCCCGAGGACCGCACGCTGGACGGGCTCGTCGCCGAGTTCACCGTCGCCGAGAACCTCGTGCTCGACCGCACCGACGGGCCGCCGTTCGTGCGGGCCGGGGCGCTGCAGCTGCGGGCGCGCGACCGGTTCGCCCGCGACATGGTCGAGCAGTACGACATCCGCACCCAGGGCATCGACTCGCCGGTGGGGCGGCTGTCCGGGGGCAACCAGCAGAAGGTCGTCGTCGCCCGTGAGCTCTCGCGCGACCTGCGCCTGCTCGTGGCGGCCCAGCCGACGCGCGGCGTCGACGTCGGCTCGATCGAGTTCATCCACAAGCGCATCGTCGAGACGCGGGACGAGGGCGTCCCGGTGGTCGTCGTCGCCACCGAGCTGGACGAGGCGGTCGCCCTGGGCGACCGGATCCTCGTCATGTACCGCGGCCGTGTGGTCGGCATCGTCCCGTCCGACACCCCGCGCGACGTCCTCGGCCTCATGATGGCTGGCATCGCGCCGAACGAGGGAGAGGCCGCGTGAGCGAGCCCAAGGAGCCCGGCGACCAGGGCGTCGCCGACGTGGTCGTGCCCGACACGGTGGTGACCGACGTGGGCGGTGACGACGCCGGGCCCACGCCCGTCCGTGACACCCGGTGGAACGACGCGCTGCAGCGCGTGGCGTCCGGCGGCTGGGCGGTCTCGCTCGGTGCCGTGGTGCTCGCGGTGCTGGCCGGGTCGGTGATGATCGCCTTCACGGACGAGGGCGTGCAGTCGGCCGCCTCGTACTTCTTCTCGCGCCCCGGTGACACGTTCGCCGCCATCGGCCAGGCCGTCGGCGGCGCGTACGCGGCGCTCTTCCGCGGCGCGGTCTACAACTACACGGCGGACTCGTTCGCGCAGGGGATCCGGCCGCTCACGCAGTCGATGACCTACGCGACGCCGCTCATCGCCGCCGGTCTCGGGCTGGCGCTGGCGTTCCGCTCCGGCCTGTTCAACATCGGCGGGCAGGGGCAGATGCTCATGGCCGCGGCGGGTGCCGGCTGGGTCGGGTTCGCCTGGGACCTGCCGGGCGGGCTGCACCTGCTGGTGGCGCTCGTCGTCGGTGTCGCGGCCGGTGCGCTGTGGGGCGGTCTCGCGGGCCTGCTCAAGGCCGCGACGGGGGCGCACGAGGTGATCGTCACGATCATGCTCAACTACATCGCGTTCTACCTGCTGTCCTACCTGCTGGCAACGCCGGGCCTGCTGCAGGCGCCCGGGTCGGCGAACCCCAAGTCGCCGCCCATGGCGGACACCGCGCTCCTGCCGCGGCTGCTGGGCCCGGAGTTCCGCCTGCACCTCGGCTTCCTCCTCGCGCTCGGCGCGGTGGTGCTGACGTGGTGGCTGCTGGAGCGCTCGAGCCTCGGCTTCTCGCTGCGGGCGGTGGGCGAGAACGCCCGCGCCGCGCGCGTCGCCGGCATCCACGTGCCCCGCGCGACCGTGATGGCGATGCTCCTCAGCGGCGCGCTGGTGGGCCTCGCGGGCAGCACGCAGGTGCTCGGGCTCATCACCACGGGCTTCAGCTACGACATCGACGCGGGCATCGGGTTCGACGCGATCACCGTGGCGCTGCTCGGGTCGTCGAACCCGGTCGGGGTGCTGTTCGCGGGGCTGCTGTTCGGTGGCTTCAAGGCCGGGGGCTCGGTCATGCAGGCGTCCGAGGGGATCCCGATCGAGATCGTCCTGGTCGTGCAGTCCCTGATCGTCCTGTTCATCGCGGCGCCGCCGCTGGTGCGGGCGGTGTTCCGGCTTCCGCAGCCGGGCCGTCGGGCACCGGCGGGGACCCGCCGGTCCGGCGCCTCGCGCCGTGAGGAGGTGCAGCGATGAGCACGACGACGGTGGAGCCCACCGAGGCGTCCGGCGGTGCCGTCGAGCACCGCACGGTGACCGTGGTGTCCCGCAAGGGGCCCGTGGTGCTCGGCGTGGTGACGGTGCTGTTCGCGCTGCTGCTGACGGTGCGGCCCCGTGAGGGCGACGCGAGGTTCCGCCTCGCCAGCTCCGGGGACCTCGTGAGCCTGCCGAGCCTGGCCGTGCCCGGCACCGCGACCGGGTGGGTCTGCGTCGCGGTCATGGCGCTGCTGTCGCTGCTCGCCGCCTGGCGCGTCATGCGCCGGCACAAGGTCCCGGTGTGGGTCTCGGCGCTGTTCGCGGCGGTCTTCCTCGTCGGGTTCCTCGCCTGGGCCGCGGCCGGCAGCCCGAGCGACATCCCCGCGGTCCGCCTCATCGGTGGTGCCGTGCTGCTCGCGGTGCCCATCGTCTTCGGTGCGCTGGGCGGCGTGATCGGCGAGCGTGCCGGCGTCGTCAACATCGCCATCGAGGGCCAGCTGCTCGCCGGGGCGTTCTGCGCCGCGGTCGCGGCCTCGGTGACGAACAGCCCGTGGGTCGGCCTGCTGGCCGCGGTGCTCGCGGGTGTCCTGGTCGCCGCCGTGCTCGGGGTGTTCACGATCACGTACCGCGTCAACCAGGTCATCGTGGGTGTCGTGCTCAACGTGCTGGTGATCGGCGTGACCAGCTTCCTGTACTCGCAGGTGCTGGTGCCCAACCCCCAGCTCAACAGCACCACGCGGTTCTCGAACATCGCGATCCCCGGGCTCTCGCACATCCCCGTGATCGGCCCGTCGCTGTTCAACCAGACGGTCGTCGTCTACCTCATGTACCTGGTGGTGCCCGGTGTGTGGTTCGCGCTGTACCGCACGCGCTGGGGCCTGCGCCTGCGTGCCGTGGGGGAGCACCCCAAGGCCGCCGACACCGTCGGCATCAAGGTCGAGCGCACGCGGTACCGGGCGCTGCTCGTGGCGGGCGCGATCGCCGGTGTCGGTGGCGCGTTCTACACCGTCGTGTCGGTGTCGGCCTTCGGCAAGGAGATGACCGCCGGTGCCGGGTTCATCGCCCTGGCCGCCGTCATCTTCGGCAAGTGGGACCCGGTGCGCGCCGCGCTGGCCGCGCTGCTGTTCGGGTTCGCGTCGAACCTCGAGGGTGCCCTGAGCATCGTCGGAGCCCCGGTGCCGAGCCAGTTCATGCTCATGCTGCCGTACGTCGTGACGCTGCTCGCCGTGGCGGGCCTGGTCGGCCGCTCGCGCGGCCCGGCGGCGTCCGGCGAGGCCTACGTCAAGGAATGAGCGGAGAGGGAGACATGCCCAGCAGCACGCGGACCGTCGACTGGGACGGCCTGCGGGCCGCCGCACGCGACGTCATGACCCGGGCCTACGCCCCGTACTCGCGGTTCCCGGTCGGCGCGGCGGCGCTGGTCGACGACGGACGGGTGGTCGCCGGCTGCAACGTCGAGAACGCGTCGTACGGCGTCGGCCTGTGCGCCGAGTGCAGCCTGGTGTCGATGCTGCACGTGACCGGGGGCGGCCGGCTGGTCGCGTTCGTCTGCGTCGACGGGCACGGTGACGTCCTCATGCCGTGCGGACGCTGCCGGCAGCTGCTGTTCGAGCACGGCGGGCCCGACCTGCTGCTCGAGACGGTCAGCGGCGTACGACCCATGAGCGAGGTGCTGCCCGACGCCTTCGGGCCGACGGACCTCACCGTGCGCGGTAGGGGTCAGGACAAGGAGCAGGGATGAGCGAGCAGTTCGACGCCGTCGACGTCATCGTCGCCAAGCGGGACGGGCGCCGGCTGACCGACGGCCAGATCGACTGGGTGGTCGACGCGTACACCCGCGGGGTCGTCGCGGACGAGCAGATGTCGGCCCTCGCCATGGCGATCCTGCTCAACGGCATGGACCGCGCCGAGATCGCGCGCTGGACGGCGGCGATGATCGCCAGCGGCGAGCGCATGGACTTCTCCGGCCTGTCGCGGCCCACGGCGGACAAGCACTCCACCGGGGGCGTGGGCGACAAGATCACGCTGCCGCTGGCGCCGCTCGTCGCCGTGTTCGGCGTGGCCGTGCCGCAGCTGTCCGGCCGCGGGCTCGGCCACACCGGGGGAACCCTCGACAAGCTCGAGTCGATCCCGGGCTGGCGCGCCGCGCTGAGCAACGACGAGATGATGCGCCAGCTCGAGGACGTCGGCGCCGTCATCTGCGCCGCCGGGTCGGGCCTGGCACCGGCGGACCGCAAGCTCTACGCGCTGCGCGACGTCACCGGCACGGTCGAGGCGATCCCGCTGATCGCGAGCTCCATCATGAGCAAGAAGATCGCCGAGGGCACCGGCTCGCTCGTGCTCGACGTGAAGGTCGGCTCCGGCGCGTTCATGAAGGACGCGGAGCGCGCGGGCGAGCTGGCCCGCACGATGGTCGCGCTGGGCACCGACGCCGGGGTGCGCACGGTCGCGCTGCTCACCGACATGTCGACGCCCCTGGGCCTGACGGCGGGCAACGCGCTCGAGGTCCGCGAGTCGGTCGAGGTCCTGGCCGGCGGCGGCCCGGCGGACGTCGTCGAGCTGACCGTCGCGCTGGCGCGCGAGATGCTCGCCGCAGCGGGGCAGCCGGACGCGGACCCGGCCGCGGCGCTGGCCGACGGCCGCGCGATGGACGTGTGGCGCCGGATGATCGCCGCGCAGGGCGGCGACCCCGACGCCGAGCTGCCCGTCGCACGGGAGCAGGAGCAGGTGCTCGCCGAGGCCGACGGTGTCCTGACGACGCTCGACGCGTACGCCGTGGGCGTCGCCGCGTGGCGCCTCGGCGCGGGCCGGGCCCGCAAGGAGGACCCGGTGCAGGCCGGTGCGGGCATCGAGATCCACGCCCGCCCGGGGGACACCGTCCGCCGCGGCCAGCCGCTGCTCACGCTGCACACCGACACCCCGGAGCGCTTCGCCCGCGCGCACGAGGCGCTGGCCGGTGGCGTGGTCGTCGACCCGCAGGGCACGCCCGGTGCGACCCGCCCGCTCGTGCTCGACCGCGTCGCGGCGGACTGACGTCCGCACGGCCCGGTCGCGGCACCTGCGCGCCCGGGTCACGATGAGGAACGTCCCCTGCCGCCGCACCACCACGGAGGAGCCATGAGCACCGTCCCCGGAGCACAGTCCTGGCGCGACGCCGGCCTGGCGCCCGTCGACACGGAGCAGCCGCTGACGCTGACGGACGCCGACGAGACCGCCGACGACGAGCCGGAGGACCACGTCCCCGGTTTCCCCCGGCCGGACCGTGAGGGTCGCGCCGAGGAGGCCGACGTGGTCGAGCAGTCCGCCGAGGTGCACCTGGACGACGACGAGGGCGCCGACGCGTGACACCGACCCCTGACGGGCAGGACCTCGACGAGACGCTGCGCGCGCTGCCGAAGGTCCTGCTGCACGACCACCTCGACGGCGGGCTGCGCCCGGAGACGATGATCGAGCTGTCCGCCGCGATCGGCCACGAGCTGCCGACGACGGACCCGCAGGCCCTCGGGCGCTGGTTCGTCGAGGCGGCCGGCTCGGGCTCGCTGCCGCGGTACCTCGAGACGTTCACGCACACCCTGGCGGTCATGCAGACCGCCGAGGGGCTGCGCCGTGTGGCCCGGGAGGCCGTGCTCGACCTCGCTGCGGACGGCGTCGTGCACGCCGAGGAGCGGTACGCGCCCGAGCAGCACCTGGAGCGCGGCCTGACGCTGCAGCAGGTCGTCGACGCGGTGCGTGAGGGCTTCGCGCAGGGTGAGGCCGAGGCGCGGTCCGCCGGTCACGAGATCCGGGTGGTGCAGGTCCTGTCCGCGATGCGGCAGGCGGACCGGTCCGACGAGATCGCCGCGCTCGCGCTGGCGAACCGGGACGCGGGCGTCGTGGGCTTCGACATCGCCGGACCGGAGGAGGGGTTCCCGCCGTCGCGGCACGCGGCCGCGTTCCGCGTCGTGCGCGACGCGAGCTTCCCGGCCACCGTGCACGCGGGTGAGGACGCGGGGCTCGACTCGATGGCGGAGGCGCTGCACGTCGCGGGCGCCGTCCGGCTGGGCCACGGCGTCCGGCTGGCCGACGACGTCCACGAGGGGCCCGACGGGTCGTGG
This region includes:
- a CDS encoding thymidine phosphorylase, whose translation is MSEQFDAVDVIVAKRDGRRLTDGQIDWVVDAYTRGVVADEQMSALAMAILLNGMDRAEIARWTAAMIASGERMDFSGLSRPTADKHSTGGVGDKITLPLAPLVAVFGVAVPQLSGRGLGHTGGTLDKLESIPGWRAALSNDEMMRQLEDVGAVICAAGSGLAPADRKLYALRDVTGTVEAIPLIASSIMSKKIAEGTGSLVLDVKVGSGAFMKDAERAGELARTMVALGTDAGVRTVALLTDMSTPLGLTAGNALEVRESVEVLAGGGPADVVELTVALAREMLAAAGQPDADPAAALADGRAMDVWRRMIAAQGGDPDAELPVAREQEQVLAEADGVLTTLDAYAVGVAAWRLGAGRARKEDPVQAGAGIEIHARPGDTVRRGQPLLTLHTDTPERFARAHEALAGGVVVDPQGTPGATRPLVLDRVAAD
- a CDS encoding adenosine deaminase, with protein sequence MTPTPDGQDLDETLRALPKVLLHDHLDGGLRPETMIELSAAIGHELPTTDPQALGRWFVEAAGSGSLPRYLETFTHTLAVMQTAEGLRRVAREAVLDLAADGVVHAEERYAPEQHLERGLTLQQVVDAVREGFAQGEAEARSAGHEIRVVQVLSAMRQADRSDEIAALALANRDAGVVGFDIAGPEEGFPPSRHAAAFRVVRDASFPATVHAGEDAGLDSMAEALHVAGAVRLGHGVRLADDVHEGPDGSWRLGLLAHWVRDRRVPLEVCPSSNLQTGAAASVAAHPVTLLRRAGFEVTVNTDNRLQSGTSLSRELGLLVREAGWTLDDVVDVTVTAARHTFLHQDERHALVDRITGPAVPPGAARPGRHRA
- a CDS encoding ABC transporter ATP-binding protein; the encoded protein is MKLELRGITKRFGALVANDHIDLTVEPGEIHCLLGENGAGKSTLMNVLYGLYQADEGEILLDDEVQHFAGPGDAMAAGIGMVHQHFMLVPVFTVAENVMLGHEQTTTGGRLDLDAARSRVREIADRFGFHVDPDAVVEDLPVGVQQRVEIIKALSRDARVLVFDEPTAVLTPQETDELMDMMRRLKAGGTAIVFITHKLREVREVADRITVVRRGAVVGEASPTATDAELASLMVGRPVELVVHREPARPQGDGLRVEHLQVTDARGTVLVDDVSFEVPRGEILVVAGVQGNGQTELAEALAGLQGFVTGSIRLGSTELVGRSVRRVLDAGVGYVPEDRTLDGLVAEFTVAENLVLDRTDGPPFVRAGALQLRARDRFARDMVEQYDIRTQGIDSPVGRLSGGNQQKVVVARELSRDLRLLVAAQPTRGVDVGSIEFIHKRIVETRDEGVPVVVVATELDEAVALGDRILVMYRGRVVGIVPSDTPRDVLGLMMAGIAPNEGEAA
- a CDS encoding ABC transporter permease, producing the protein MSEPKEPGDQGVADVVVPDTVVTDVGGDDAGPTPVRDTRWNDALQRVASGGWAVSLGAVVLAVLAGSVMIAFTDEGVQSAASYFFSRPGDTFAAIGQAVGGAYAALFRGAVYNYTADSFAQGIRPLTQSMTYATPLIAAGLGLALAFRSGLFNIGGQGQMLMAAAGAGWVGFAWDLPGGLHLLVALVVGVAAGALWGGLAGLLKAATGAHEVIVTIMLNYIAFYLLSYLLATPGLLQAPGSANPKSPPMADTALLPRLLGPEFRLHLGFLLALGAVVLTWWLLERSSLGFSLRAVGENARAARVAGIHVPRATVMAMLLSGALVGLAGSTQVLGLITTGFSYDIDAGIGFDAITVALLGSSNPVGVLFAGLLFGGFKAGGSVMQASEGIPIEIVLVVQSLIVLFIAAPPLVRAVFRLPQPGRRAPAGTRRSGASRREEVQR
- a CDS encoding ABC transporter permease, encoding MSTTTVEPTEASGGAVEHRTVTVVSRKGPVVLGVVTVLFALLLTVRPREGDARFRLASSGDLVSLPSLAVPGTATGWVCVAVMALLSLLAAWRVMRRHKVPVWVSALFAAVFLVGFLAWAAAGSPSDIPAVRLIGGAVLLAVPIVFGALGGVIGERAGVVNIAIEGQLLAGAFCAAVAASVTNSPWVGLLAAVLAGVLVAAVLGVFTITYRVNQVIVGVVLNVLVIGVTSFLYSQVLVPNPQLNSTTRFSNIAIPGLSHIPVIGPSLFNQTVVVYLMYLVVPGVWFALYRTRWGLRLRAVGEHPKAADTVGIKVERTRYRALLVAGAIAGVGGAFYTVVSVSAFGKEMTAGAGFIALAAVIFGKWDPVRAALAALLFGFASNLEGALSIVGAPVPSQFMLMLPYVVTLLAVAGLVGRSRGPAASGEAYVKE
- a CDS encoding cytidine deaminase, whose protein sequence is MPSSTRTVDWDGLRAAARDVMTRAYAPYSRFPVGAAALVDDGRVVAGCNVENASYGVGLCAECSLVSMLHVTGGGRLVAFVCVDGHGDVLMPCGRCRQLLFEHGGPDLLLETVSGVRPMSEVLPDAFGPTDLTVRGRGQDKEQG